DNA from Clostridia bacterium:
CTGATTTCATCTGTCCAAGACCGTCGGTTACGCTATCCATATTATTAACTATAGTGCCTATTCCTGAAGCTGCTTTACCAAGGCCGTTTCTAAGTTCTTTTAACCCTGCAGCCATTTGAGACAAGCCGCTGCTTATTTCTGACAAGCTCTTATTTGCTGTTCCAAAGCCGGAAGTGGCATTATTATAATTTTCATTTAATGCTTTTATACCTTCTGGCGAAATTCCGCTTAATGATTCTAATAACTTATCTATGGTTTGCTTTAAACCCAGATAGCTAGGATCGCTTTGAGAGTTTGTATAATTGTTTCCTAAAGCTGTTACCATTGACTGCATCTGGGACAGAGTGCTTTTTACACCGACAAGGGCCTGCGCAGCACCCTGGTAGTGGGTACCCATATATTTGTAACCAGCCTGCATCTTTTCAAAATTATCAGCTAACGATCTAATTCCGTTGCTCATCATTGAGAGATTAGTTTCTATGGTAGCTATACCGTTGCTTATATTTTGTGAATATTTTGAGCCACCAGCTATACCCGATTGAATCTGCTTTAACCCGATAGTTAATGCAACCATACCATTTTGAAGCTGTGCTGTACCATCAACCATCTCACTGACTTTTATAAAGTCTGCTGAACCAAGCTTATCCTGAGCCAACTTCAGTCCGTCATATATTTGCCCTACACCGTCTTGAGTCTTTGATATGCCTTTTGTGACTGAATTTACCTGGCTGCCGATATAAAAATTATCAATTTGCTTACCCTCGGGCCGTGTTACAGAAGATACCTGATGTATTCCATTTATTTTCTTGAGTCTTTCAGTCAAGTTATCAATTACTGAAAGAGATTCATTATTATCAAGTGCTTTGGTATTTTCAATAACAATATTAACAGGCATCGCCTGACCTTGGCCGAAATGCTCTGCAACTAGATTAAAGGCTTTTGAGGAAGGCTGTGTATCTCCAAGTTCTTTAATGGTATCAAAGTTAAGTTTTTGCTGGTGAAAATACACCGTTGGAACAATAATTAATGCGATGATCAAAACAGAAATAGCAGGATGCTTTATTGAAGCAGAGGATATTTTATCCCACAGCTTGCTTTCCTTATGACCGGATGTATTCTTTGAGGGCCAGAAAAGCTTATTGCCCAAAACCTTCATTGCAAGAGGTGTCAAGGTCAGGATTTCAAGCAACATAATGGCTACACCGATTACTACAACAATACCGGATTTATATATAGGTGATTCAGAGAAAATAAGGCTGAAGAAGGCTATCAATACAGTGAGTATACTAAAGGCGATTGTTTTTCCTGCGGTTTTATAGGTTTTTACTATAGCATCATCTATAGAGCAGCCGTTGGATAGTTCTTCCTTAAACCTGTTAAAAAGAAGGATATTGTAATCGGTTCCTATACCAAAGAGTATAAGTACAAGTAGCACTTGTGTAAGAGAGGTTACAGGGAAATTGGCTTTATCAATTAATTGAGCTGCGATACCCATGGAACAAAGATAGGAAAACGCTACTGCCAATAGGGATACAATAGGGGTTACTACCGATCTGAACATAATTATCAGTACTACCAAAATGAATATAACTGTTAATGCAGCACTCTTTTCTACGCCTGACAGAGCTGCCTTAAGATAATCATTACCTATAAAGTCTTCTCCTGTAAGATAGTGCTCTACATGTACGTTGCTCAGTTTATTATCAAAGACTTTTTTGATATCATCTATTTCTCTTGATCCCTTATCAAGCTTAAAGCTTACCATTAGCATTGTACCATCTTTTGAAATTAAAGAATTTTTTGCCTGGGGCATACTAAAGGGATCAAATATCTTATCAATTCCCAACTCAGAACTGCTGGCTCTGATTGCTTTTACACCATCACTGATTTGTTTCATTTCTTCATCGGAAATCTTATTTTTATCATAAAAAACTATAATATTATCGGTACCTTTCGATGTATCCATCTTGCTTAATATGGAATTTGCAATTACCGATGGACTGTTTTCATCAAGGCCTTGCTGACCTTTATGTCTTAGTATTGCATTAATATCAGGCTGAATCACTGTAAGCAGAATAGCTGCTATAACCCATATTGAGAATATTATCCAACGGGCTTTTATAATTTTTTTCAAACTCACTACTCCTCTCTTGGATTTTTATTAAACTGTTTACTGTGTTAACATCAGTAGTGAAATATAAACAACAATGTGTTGCGATAATATCACAAATGAATTATAATATGCATGATGATGCATTACAACCAACAGATTTTTTGAT
Protein-coding regions in this window:
- a CDS encoding MMPL family transporter, translated to MSLKKIIKARWIIFSIWVIAAILLTVIQPDINAILRHKGQQGLDENSPSVIANSILSKMDTSKGTDNIIVFYDKNKISDEEMKQISDGVKAIRASSSELGIDKIFDPFSMPQAKNSLISKDGTMLMVSFKLDKGSREIDDIKKVFDNKLSNVHVEHYLTGEDFIGNDYLKAALSGVEKSAALTVIFILVVLIIMFRSVVTPIVSLLAVAFSYLCSMGIAAQLIDKANFPVTSLTQVLLVLILFGIGTDYNILLFNRFKEELSNGCSIDDAIVKTYKTAGKTIAFSILTVLIAFFSLIFSESPIYKSGIVVVIGVAIMLLEILTLTPLAMKVLGNKLFWPSKNTSGHKESKLWDKISSASIKHPAISVLIIALIIVPTVYFHQQKLNFDTIKELGDTQPSSKAFNLVAEHFGQGQAMPVNIVIENTKALDNNESLSVIDNLTERLKKINGIHQVSSVTRPEGKQIDNFYIGSQVNSVTKGISKTQDGVGQIYDGLKLAQDKLGSADFIKVSEMVDGTAQLQNGMVALTIGLKQIQSGIAGGSKYSQNISNGIATIETNLSMMSNGIRSLADNFEKMQAGYKYMGTHYQGAAQALVGVKSTLSQMQSMVTALGNNYTNSQSDPSYLGLKQTIDKLLESLSGISPEGIKALNENYNNATSGFGTANKSLSEISSGLSQMAAGLKELRNGLGKAASGIGTIVNNMDSVTDGLGQMKSGQQQLVSGLNGFSSFGNKLSDVNNGLKQISDGLGKTNGFLSQLNTNKTFYIPKEALNDEGFKNSFDMFMSGDRTITKLMIVLNDDPYSKEALKTVKEINKTLSGGLKDTVLSNAKYGVSGSSAMTGDMNDVLNRDLNRMIVIVLIGVFLVLLLVIRSFWTPVFITASLMGSYYAAMFVLNYLFINLMGSEGVSSYVPFFSFIVIVALGVDYSIFLMMRYKEYPHMSPKEAIVMASRHIGGVITSATIILGGTFATLIPSGLTLLSQLAIAVIAGLIVLCFILLPVFLPAMIALPSTMAVLFSKNKDI